The Sulfurospirillum deleyianum DSM 6946 nucleotide sequence ATCATCACCTTCTTGCATGGAAAGAGTGATATCACTGGTACTATCAAGTAGATGCACGGTATCGGCATCTACAGTACCTTGAAGATTGACAATATCGTTGGTCGATAACGTTGTTCCATCACTAAATGTCAAGTTTTCAATACGATTATTAGTATTGAACCAATCTTTGAGAACGATCTTATCGCTCAATTCATCGAAGCTTTTTCCTTCTTCTTTTAAGGCAACAATAAGATCATTACTAGTGGCAGAGGCTTTAACGATAATATCATCTGTGGTAATGCCTTCTCCAAAGCTGAGTGTATCATTGCCCCCATTTCCTTGAATCGTATAATTGGTATTCCAATAATATGGAGCATAACGGTAGTCATCAGTAATAGTATCGCTTCCATCTCCACGGTTAAAGACATAGGTGTCATTTCCGGCTCCTCCTTGGAGGTTATCAGCGCCTAGTCCACCAGTTATCGTATCATTGCCTGCATCAGCATAGATAGTATCGGCATTGTCTGTACCTTTAATGGTGTCGTTATTGACCGTACCATAGACAAGCCCTTCTTGTAACATTTGAGTATAGATATCTTCTTCATTATAAGACGTTCCATCAGCAAACAAAAATGTTTTAATGCTACCACTTTGGCTATACCAATTTTGTAATGTAACCACATCACTTAGTTCATCAAAGCTTTTCCCCTCTTCTTGTAATGCGACGATAAGGTCATTGCCATTTTTCTTGAAGACTAAATCACTGGCGATGATTCCTGTACCAAAGCTAAGCACATTTTCACCACTGGTGTCGATGATGGTATCTTTACCATCGCCTTTTCCAAAGATGTAGGTGTCGTTCCCCTCACCGCCTTGGAGCATGTCATTATCACTTCCACCTTCTAGCGTATCGTTTCCTGCTTCGCCATAAAGGGCATCTGCACCAACTCCGCCTTTAAGGAGATCATTTCCAGCTCCGCCTTTTAAGGTATCATTACCATCTCCTCCATCTACGGTATCATTACCACCTAACGTTTGAGCGACATCATTACCAAGACCTAAAGAGAGTGTAACATCACTTGTACTGTCTAGTAAATGCACAGTATCGGCATTTTCAGTGCCTTGTAGATTAACAACATCATTGGCGGATAAAACTGTGCCATCATTAAAGGTAAAGGTATCTATGCGACTTGCATCGCTAAACCAGTTGGTTAGAGTGAGTTTATTGGAAAGCTCAGAAAAGCTTTTTCCCTCTTCTTTTAAAGCGATGACAAGATTATTGTTACTTGAGGAAGCTTGCACGATGATGTCATCGCTACTGATACCTTCACCAAACACTAAGCCTATATTATTGAGGCTTGACAACGTTAAAGAGCCAAAATTATCTTCAACTTTATACACTCGTTGCCCATCAATAACTTGTGTATTAAGAAGTCCATTAAGATTATACGTTCCCTCTTCAAGCTGTAATGTCTCAATAGCACCACTGCCAACACCATTTTTGATGGTAATTGAACCATTCACAACCGTTGCATCGTTCACATCGAGTATATCAATGATGACATCATTGCCACTCGTGCGGAAGTTTAGATCTGAGAGTACGATGCCCCTTAAGGAGAGAACATCCGTTGTAGCCCCTATATTGCCACTATCGATAATCGTATCGTATCCATCGCCGTAGTTATAGACATAGGTACTGTTACGTGCTGTACCGATGAGGGTGTCATTGCCTTTGCCTCCTTCTAAGATATCATGTCCGTAATTACTATCGGAAGTTGAACTGCCAGCGACAATATAGTCATTGCCATCTCCTCCACGTAAAACATCGTTATTGTCTCTACCGTAGATAACATCATCTCCCGCACCACCGTCGATGACATCTTTACCACTACTGCCATAAAGCGTATCGTTACCTTCTCCTCCATAGATGTAACCTGATCCTGAGATAGTATCGTTCCCACTACTCCCTTCTTGCACATCACCATACGTTCCCACCACTTCCCCCAAAGCGTTGATGCTATAATTAATGCCATTGGTACTCAATGCTGTTTTCAAGGTTGTGTCTAAAAGCAGTGTGTCATTAAAACCCTCTAAAGTATCTAACCCATAACGATAGACCATGGTGGAGAGCAGTAAGGTGGAAAGTGTGTCACTCGGTGTAGTGGTAAGTGTGGTTTGAAGATTGGTGATGAGTTCATCTTTACTTAAAGATTCACCGTACAGGGCATCACTGAGGAAGGCTATCATTTGGGAATATTGAAGCTCTTTATAGGCTTCATTCATCGCCACACTGGCTTCAGTTCCTATAACATCAGATGTCGTTACTCCATCGGCAACCATACTAAAGCTTTTTCCTGCAAAGGCTTCTAAGATGGCAACATCTCTGGCATAGGCATAGACTTCTTTGACATAAATGGCAGAAGCATTCGCATAGTTATGGTTTAAGATAGACTGTGTCCCTCTAGTGGCAGTGGCACTGATGGTATCAGCTCCACTCCAACGTGCTACCATATCTTTAAACGCACTACTAAAATTTGAAAAACTCATGGAAGAGGCATTGGTAAGAAGGTTGGTGACTTTGGCTTCTAGAACAGTGTCATCATTCATAGCATCTCTTAGGTCTTTGACTCTGCCACTGCCTTCGATGGTTGGAAGTGCCGCAACGCTTTCTTTGATGGGTGTGGTGTAGTCATAGGTGGTATCGGATTTGTTTTGGTAGAACCAGACATCATTGATGGTTTTTGTTTGTCCATCTTGGGTAAAGGTAGAGGTATCACTGATGGTATTGTAAGCTTCTGACGTAGAAGTTTCTGTAGCGTTTAGGTTAATGGAGGTGATGTTAAGTTCTTGAAGTGTTTTGAGTTCATCTGTTGTGCTAATGCCATCACTGTTGGAGTCTATCCAGACTTTAAGATGGGAGTAGATGCTGTCTTTACTATCTATGACATTATCTTTGTTAAGGTCGTATTGGCTTAGGGCTTCAAAGCCATCTTTGGCAGTGGTTCCATTGGAAAGTTTAGTGTTATTCCCAAAGAGTTCGCCTCCGTTGGTGACTTTACCATCATTGTTTAGATCTAGGGTTAAGAGTCCATCACTGCTTTCAGCCCATGATGTTCGCTCTTTAAAGCCATCACCGTCCATATCGAAGTAAGTCTTAGTTTGGGCTATGAAGGTAGAAGTGGTTCCATTTCCATTTAGGTCTAGGACGAGTGGGGAGGAGAAGTTCTCGTTATGGCCTTCACCTGCGGAGGTTTCGGGGAGGATGTCATCGGTGTTTGGATTTTCTTCATCTTCATCGTCTTTATCTTCAAGGTGGATGCCTAAAGAATCAGCACTTTTGGAGTAGTTATCTATGATTATGGTTCCAACTCCATTGGTAAAGGTGAGTGTTCCACCACTTAAGCTGTAACTTCCTCCATCACCTTCATAGGTTCCTGTATCTTTATTAAATGTTCCACCACTGAGCATATTGCCTTCAAAGCTGACACGTCCACTTCCATCACTATCAGAGATGGTATCGCCGTTGCCTGCTAGGTAGGTGTCGTAGTCGTCTCCTCCCATGAGGGTGTCTTGACCAATACCTCCATATAGGCTATCATCCCCTTCTCCACCTATGAGGGTATCATCTCCACTACCACCCCATAAGGTATCATCATCATTGCCACCATCTAACGTATCATTGCCACTTCCACCATGCAATTTATCATTACCGTCTTCTCCACTGAGATAATTTGTTGTTCCATCATCTATATGCGTTCCATCATCTGCATCCATAGCGAACATTTTATTACCTGCAAAAAGAACATCATCATCGTCTCCGCCATATACAATATCATTTCCTGCGCCACCTTCGATGATATCACTATCATTTCCACCATAAACAACATCATCTCCACCATAAGCCTTGATAGTATCGCTATCACTAAAGAGTGAAGAATTATTGCCTTGATTGGCTTTTTCATCACCATAGATTGTATCGTTACCGTCACTACCATAAATTTTATCTTTCCCTAGACCTCCTACGATATAATCTCCTGATGTATCGGCATGAGAAGTGGCACTATTAGCATATAAGGTATCATCATTTCCTCCACCATAGATGGTATCACTTCCACCTCTACCCTCTACATAGTCTTCTTCGCTGTATTCACTTGGATCGGATGAAGAATCACTATCAGCATAGATGACATCTTTACCTGCACTACCGTAAATTGTATCACTGCCATCACCGGCATAGACGGTATTGGTGGTGGATTCAGTTTCATTATCTACTTTGTTTCCGTCTAAATTGATATTAGTATAGATGGTGTCGTTACCCATGCCTGTTGTGATGGTGTCACTTCCTAAACCACCTTCCACATAGTTGTCGGCACGACTTTTTGCGGTGATGATATTGTCTTTATCGCTACCATAGAAAGTTAGTTGTCCGTAAGTTTTACCGTAAACTGGGGCGTATTCGTAGTTAGTATCAACAAAGACTGTACGGGAATAATTTCCTGGACTTTGTTCGTTAGTTTGTCCGATGCCGATACCTGTTTTTTGGTCGTAGTAGTAGCGACCTTCGTTGTCATCATTAATGACTTTATAAAGCATTGTTATTCTATCTTCTATATGATTATCCGAATAGGTGTTTAAATCTTTGATTTGAAAGTTTTCCAATCTTGAATCATTTTTAAATACATAGGGTTCTAGTTCAAACACGGCAAATTGTGCATCTTTGTTGCCTGCTTTCATCTCACTTTCAATCAAAGCTTGCGTGGTGTTTTTGGAGAGGTAGTTTAGTTGTAATGGAAAACCATCCGTATTATCAGAAAATACCATTTTTAAATCATTCGGATGCACAGGAAGATACTTTAATAGCTCCTCAAACTCACCGTTTTTTACTAAAATTTCCGAAGAGGATTTGTCAAATGTAAACATATTTTCTTTAAACGTAAAACTAAATGGATGAATTGAATGAGTAGATGTAAATTTAAAAGGCATATTGTTGTTGACATAATATGCCATACCCACATCATGATAATCCCAATAATCTCGTATTGCATACTCAAACTGTGAATTAGTCGTCATAGCCGTCATTCCACTGTTTATATCATACGTGAAAAAGACGTTTGAACCCAGATATTTATCGGCGATATCAGGTATCCAAGAGCCTACATAGTTCCCCGCAAAAAAACCGACTGCCGCCAAACCGACACCTACGGCAATTCCCGTGCCAAATGTACCTACTAACACTGCAACACCAACGGCACCTAAAGCCGCGACAATACCGTCGGCAATATCGTCGATGTTTTCATGGCTAGCAATTTCATTGGTAGTTAAGTCAATTGCAAAAGAAGTTCCATTACTGGTTAACGTATATGTTTTTTCGGCTATAGGAGCCAACTTAGAGGCTTTGGTAGCTGCTTCTAACATCATCCCAATCACAAGCCTTGTAAAATCAGCAATATTAACATTGCTTTCACCATCTAAAAGGGTACTGCCTGATTCTGAAAGTGAGCGTCGTACTGCTTCTTCAACTTGAGCTGCAAAGGTTTCATTGTAATTTACTCTCTCTACGTAAGGTTTAAGTTCATTTGCCATCGTTTATCCTTTGTGTTGTATTTGTATCTTTGGTGTATTTTTTGAAAACTTTGATGAGTTCGGTGTAGTCTTTTTGAATTTTCCACCTTGGGTCATTATCATTTTTCATTTGTTGCGTACCTCTCATGTCTCGCTCCATTAACTCTATCCATGTACTTTCTTGACCGAAATTTTGTCGTTTTTCGTTTGCACTTATACACTGATACTTTAATAAAATGTCAGCAACTTCTGGAAGATTATAGTTGTGAACAAATTTTGCTATGTTATCTCCCCAAGCATCTTTCTTATACACCGTCCCCCCACCAACATAGTTTTTAAGGTAAGTATTTTCTATGCTTTCAGGGCATGTACCGCCGTGTTCAAATAAAAAGTCAAGTACCTTAGTAGCGTTATTTTCTATAGCGTAAACCAGAGGTGTTTTAGTAAAGATGTCAGGCTTATGCAGTAGCTTTGTCGTGCACTGTTTTTCAAGGTAGGTAAGCGTATCTCTATCATCAAGAAAAGCACTGTAGTGAAACACTGTTCTATCGCCGATAAAGTTGCTATCACATAGACTTTTGTTAGCATCAAGAATTGTTTCAACTTTTAGGGTATCTTTGCTTGTCAGGGCTCGATAAAGTGGAATAAGTGTTGTATTTGTCTCTGATTTATTGATGGGATAAGTATGTTTTTTATCCACCATTGCCAAATGCTCCATATCACATTCTTTTGCATATTTGCGAAAGTAGAGATACACCTCTTTGTTTTTAAACTTATCGTTTAATTGTTTGACATCAATGACTGCTTTGATGGTGTTTGCGCCTTGTAAAGGTACTTTAAAAAGCTCTAATGCGACATTGGTTGTTTCCGATGTAATACGACCTGGGCTAAACCCGTGTTGGAGTCTGGAGTTATTGTCAATGACTATTTTTTTAAGCTCTTTTCCCCCTTGGTCAAAAAGCGTAACTTCAAACTGCGAGTGTTGAAACGTATAAGCTTCAAACATCGCTGAGTCAAAAAGCTTATCTTTTGAGTAAAAGCCAACTTCATAGCATCCATTGTGAAGGTTTTTTTCAAGAGTATATGTTTGATGCTCATTGAGTAAAATACCTTTTGAAACATCGAAATAACTTGATGAAAAAAAGAGTTTCACTCCAATGGTTATAAAAAACACAATGATAAATATAGCAAATGCTTTCTTTTTCACTTTTCTTCTCTCCTTTTTTTCTTTACATGTAAAGCTCGTTTTAGCTCATGCCACCTTGATTTCTTCCCCACGTTGTGCCCCTTTGTGTTGAATTTGTATCTTTACATGTAAAGAGGTTTTGTGTAGCAATTAAAGTAGCCTGTCCCTTTTTTCCCCGGCTATACCTGCAGCAGAAAAAGATCTGATCCAATCATCTATTTCGCCTCCACCACTTGAACTAATCAGGTTTGTCGTACCGTCAATAATAAGGGATTTTCCATTGGCGTAAACTTTAACGATTTTGGCTTCAGTATTTAAAAGCATCGAAGCAAATAAAACTGCATAATCTGCCAAGTTTGCATCACCACTCAAACCATCAGGAAAGAGTGTTTTTAGCTGATTCTCAATACTTTCCTTGACTGTTGGGTCATACCCTATTGTTACACCTGAACTACTGAATTCTGCTGTTGCCATGTTTTCTCCTTTTTTTATTGTTTAAATGGTGATGGCACTTTTTGCCATTCTAGTTTGAAGTCGTATTTTTCAAACAACTCAACTATTTTTTTCTGTTCCGCATCAGTTAAACCTCCATTGTCTTTATTTTGATAAATATATGAGTACAAACCATTTCTATTTTTTTGAACGATCATTTGAGCTTTGCTAGGATGGGTATCGACATCATAATTTTCTATATTATTTTGCAGTAGCAGTTCCGTCATCTCTAACAATGCATTTCCTGCCGTATATTGAAGGGGAGCTATGACCATAGTTTTTGGATAGTACTTTCCATAAATCCTGTGCTGCAAATAATTCTGCACAAATACCACCTCACTTACATCTACGCCACTTTCAATAAGTAGTTTTGCCGTTTTTGTCGCATTACCCTCTATCGCATACGCTAGAGCATTTTTACCTAGTTCATCTTTATGGTGAATATCTGCTCTCTTGTCGATAAGATATTTGGCTATCTCGGTATTGTTTTGAAATGAAGCATAATGCAATGGTCTTCGCTGAAATACCATGTCTGTATTGACAGTGATGTTGTTATCTGCTTCTATCATCTCTTTGACTGTCACTAAATCATGATTATCTAGTGCTTGTCTTAGTGGAATAAGTGTTTGATTGGTTTCATTGACATCAATGAGGTTTTGTAAAAGTCTCTCTTTTCTTTCTGCCTCTTTACGTTCTTGCGTATTAAAATGTTCAAGTTCTTGTATCGCTTTTTCTTGTGAAGCATCTGCAAAAAAATAAAGTTGGCTATCGATAGTTGCTAGCTGACTTTCTGGTTTATGAACCGTTATTTTTATTTTATGCTTGCCAGCTTGTATAACTTGTCCCAATGTGATGCTACTCCATGTTACTGGCTTAAAAAACACTCCACCTGACCAGCTACTGCTTACATGATAAAGTGCTTTGTTTTTATAAAGTTCTGATAAAGATGTTTTGTTGACAATTTCTGTTCTATCATGCTTCCCGTCTACATAATATTCAATCGTGTAATTACCATCAAAGTTCATTTCACTAAATTTACCATTTTTGACAGATAATCCAATTCTATATCTACCATTTTTAGTAGAAAACTCAAATTCTTGAACATCTCCTACCTTTCTCAACTCCGCTTCCACTAAAACAGAATATCCGTGACTATAGCGTTGATATACGCCATACATATTCAATAAAACAAAAATAACTCCAAAGTAAATTAATGTTTTTTTTATTTTCCCCATCTATGCAACCTCTCTTTAAATATTAAAATCTTTGCAGGGAAGAAGGGAAGGATAAAGCTTAAGGCTAAACTTTTAACTTTTGTAGCCTTTTCTGACTCTTTTCTGTCTTGATTTAACATCTTTCTCCTCTCCTCTTTTATCTTTACATGTAAGATATTTTTTAGCCTAAGCCACCCTATTTTCTTCACCACTTTATGCCCCTTTGTGTTGAATTTGTATCTTTACATGTAAAGCTTTTTGGATTGAAAAAATCTTACATGTAAAGAAGTTAAACGCACTACTAAAATTTGAGAAACTCATCGTAGAAGCATTGTTTAGAAGGTTAGTGACTTTTGCTTCTAGGACAGTGTCATTATTCATAGCATCTTGCAAGTCTTTGACTCTGCCACTGCCTTCGATGGTTGGAAGTGCCGCAACGCTTTCTTTGATGGGTGTGGTGTAGTCATAGGTGGTATCGGATTTGTTTTGGTAGAACCAGACGTCATTGATGGTTTTTGTTTGTCCATCTTGGGTAAAGGTAGAGGTATCACTGATGGTATTGTAAGCTTCTGACGTAGAAGTTTCTGTAGCATTGAGGTTGATGGAGGTGATGTTTAGTTCTTGAAGTGTTTTGAGTTCATCTGTTGTGCTAATGCCATCACTGTTGGAGTCTATCCAGACTTTAAGATGGGAATAGATGCTGTCTTTTGCGTCAATGACATTATCTTTGTTTAGATCGTATTGGCTTAGGGCTTCAAAGCCATCTTTGGCATTAACTCCATTGGCAAGTTTAGTGTTATTCCCAAAGAGTTCGCCTCCGTTGGTGACTTTACCATCATTGTTTAGATCTAGGGTTAAAAGTCCATCACTGCTTTCAGTCCATGATATTCGTTCTTTAAAGCCATCACCGTCCATATCGAAGTACGTATTGGTTTGGGCTATGAAGGTGGAAGTGGTTCCATTGCCGTTTAGGTCTAGGACAAGTGGGGAGGAGAAGTTCTCGTTGTGGCCTTCACCTGCGGAGGTTTCGGGGAGGATGTTATTGGTGTTTGGATTCTCTTCATCTTCATCGTCTTTATCTTCAAGGTGGATGCCTAAGGAGTCAGCGTCTTTGGAGTAGTTATCGATGGTTATCGTTCCAGCTCCATTGGTAAAGGTGAGTGTTCCTCCACTTAAGCTGTAACTTCCACCATCGCCTTCATAGACTCCTGTATCTTTATTGAATGTTCCACCACTGAGCATGTTGCCTTCAAAATTAACACGACCACTTCCGTCACTATCGCTTATAGTATCACCATTGCCTGCTAGGTAGGTGTCGTAGTCGTCCCCTCCCATGAGGGTGTCACTGCCTTCGCCTCCGTCTAGGGTGTCATTGCCACCGCCACCTATGAGAGTATCATTTCCTGATTCTCCTAACAAAGTATCTAACCCTGAACCTCCATTTAAGGTGTCATTATCTTCTCCACCATTTAGAGTGTCATCACCAGCATCTCCAAAAAGGTTATCATCACCTGTGCCACCCAATAGTGTATCTGTACCATCTCCGCCATCCAATGTGTCGTTACCTTCGGCACCTTCTATGGTATCGTTACCCAAACTACCATCGATGAAGTCATCACCTTCTCCACCATAGAGTTTTTCAGCCAAAGAGCCACCATAAATGTCATCTTTTCCGCCACCGCCATAGATAGCATCTGTTTTTG carries:
- a CDS encoding calcium-binding protein, coding for MYTITVKIAASGTAYTDPEDLHNSLTGHMWYSLAEDGVSTGSFGFAPVITEMDGPGKVYRTDDEFYAGTYYTGTIVIEKEQYDRLRNFGDKDNLNGNPFDFSTYYNGLTNSCVDYVWKALNIIGMNPSDFEGQNIPTSNADNVDGSLYNYLFGNTSGWSSSDASKGNYDAIYGSNNDDILRGDSKTDAIYGGGGKDDIYGGSLAEKLYGGEGDDFIDGSLGNDTIEGAEGNDTLDGGDGTDTLLGGTGDDNLFGDAGDDTLNGGEDNDTLNGGSGLDTLLGESGNDTLIGGGGNDTLDGGEGSDTLMGGDDYDTYLAGNGDTISDSDGSGRVNFEGNMLSGGTFNKDTGVYEGDGGSYSLSGGTLTFTNGAGTITIDNYSKDADSLGIHLEDKDDEDEENPNTNNILPETSAGEGHNENFSSPLVLDLNGNGTTSTFIAQTNTYFDMDGDGFKERISWTESSDGLLTLDLNNDGKVTNGGELFGNNTKLANGVNAKDGFEALSQYDLNKDNVIDAKDSIYSHLKVWIDSNSDGISTTDELKTLQELNITSINLNATETSTSEAYNTISDTSTFTQDGQTKTINDVWFYQNKSDTTYDYTTPIKESVAALPTIEGSGRVKDLQDAMNNDTVLEAKVTNLLNNASTMSFSNFSSAFNFFTCKIFSIQKALHVKIQIQHKGA
- a CDS encoding ankyrin repeat domain-containing protein, whose product is MGKIKKTLIYFGVIFVLLNMYGVYQRYSHGYSVLVEAELRKVGDVQEFEFSTKNGRYRIGLSVKNGKFSEMNFDGNYTIEYYVDGKHDRTEIVNKTSLSELYKNKALYHVSSSWSGGVFFKPVTWSSITLGQVIQAGKHKIKITVHKPESQLATIDSQLYFFADASQEKAIQELEHFNTQERKEAERKERLLQNLIDVNETNQTLIPLRQALDNHDLVTVKEMIEADNNITVNTDMVFQRRPLHYASFQNNTEIAKYLIDKRADIHHKDELGKNALAYAIEGNATKTAKLLIESGVDVSEVVFVQNYLQHRIYGKYYPKTMVIAPLQYTAGNALLEMTELLLQNNIENYDVDTHPSKAQMIVQKNRNGLYSYIYQNKDNGGLTDAEQKKIVELFEKYDFKLEWQKVPSPFKQ
- a CDS encoding ankyrin repeat domain-containing protein, with translation MKKKAFAIFIIVFFITIGVKLFFSSSYFDVSKGILLNEHQTYTLEKNLHNGCYEVGFYSKDKLFDSAMFEAYTFQHSQFEVTLFDQGGKELKKIVIDNNSRLQHGFSPGRITSETTNVALELFKVPLQGANTIKAVIDVKQLNDKFKNKEVYLYFRKYAKECDMEHLAMVDKKHTYPINKSETNTTLIPLYRALTSKDTLKVETILDANKSLCDSNFIGDRTVFHYSAFLDDRDTLTYLEKQCTTKLLHKPDIFTKTPLVYAIENNATKVLDFLFEHGGTCPESIENTYLKNYVGGGTVYKKDAWGDNIAKFVHNYNLPEVADILLKYQCISANEKRQNFGQESTWIELMERDMRGTQQMKNDNDPRWKIQKDYTELIKVFKKYTKDTNTTQRINDGK